A genomic region of Miscanthus floridulus cultivar M001 chromosome 3, ASM1932011v1, whole genome shotgun sequence contains the following coding sequences:
- the LOC136547379 gene encoding uncharacterized protein — protein sequence MPMLLPPPQPSSPNYYPSSPLRPPLVLPHPLRSQHAPRPSPCPAMSSSPPPPDDDDGAQEVGAGADGSDGRSLGYGEAEYWDARYVEEGGAPYDWYQRYDALRPFVRRFAPPASRILMVGCGSALMSEDMVNDGYVEIVNIDISSVVIEMMRKKYFNVPQLQYLRMDVRDMSMFPDESFDCAIDKGTLDSLMCGVDAPLSAAQMILEVDRLLKPGGVFILITYGDPSVRVPHLNQSACDWKIVLYILPRPGFTEEIRRRVLDPVPLTERGRLPDGFVPEDPDSHYVYVCKKMQGLTGTSSPTVNHIESQGEE from the exons ATGCCGATGCTCCTCCCACCCCCCCAGCCCTCCTCACCCAACTACTACCCTTCATCCCCTCTCCGCCCTCCTTTGGTCCTCCCCCATCCACTCCGCTCGCAGCACGCTCCCCGGCCTTCCCCTTGCCCCGCgatgtcgtcgtcgccgccgccgcccgacgacgacgacggggcgCAGGAGGTGGGCGCTGGCGCGGACGGCAGCGATGGGAGGTCGCTGGGCTACGGCGAGGCGGAGTACTGGGACGCGCGGTACGTGGAGGAGGGCGGCGCGCCGTACGACTGGTACCAGCGCTACGACGCGCTTCGTCCTTTCGTCCGCCGCTTCGCGCCGCCGGCGTCCCGGATCCTCATGGTCGGCTGCGGCTCCGCGC TCATGTCGGAGGATATGGTCAATGACGGCTATGTGGAGATAGTGAACATTGACATCTCTTCAGTTGTGATTGAGATGATGAGAAAGAAATACTTCAATGTTCCGCAGCTGCAAT ACTTGCGCATGGATGTTAGAGATATGAGTATGTTTCCTGACGAATCGTTTGATTGTGCAATTGATAAAG GTACTCTGGACTCATTGATG TGTGGTGTGGATGCTCCTCTCAGTGCAGCGCAGATGATTCTGGAAGTGGACAG GCTTCTTAAACCAGGAGGAGTCTTTATTTTG ATAACATATGGTGATCCATCGGTACGAGTGCCCCATTTGAATCAATCAGCATGCGACTGGAAAATTGTACTTTACATTCTAC CAAGACCTGGATTCACTGAAGAGATAAGGAGGCGTGTATTGGATCCTGTTCCACTGACAGAGAGGGGTAGACTCCCTGATGGATTTGTTCCAGAGGATCCTGACTCCCATTATGTCTATGTCTGCAAAAAGATGCAAGGATTAACAGGGACAAGTTCCCCAACTGTTAACCACATAGAGAGTCAAGGGGAAGAATAA
- the LOC136542714 gene encoding serine carboxypeptidase II-3-like isoform X2, which translates to MRTTTTATALPLLVVLCLALPLLPGATAKAARLRQGDYLARLRGSPRPAESASLAVASATDRAARHAASPPVGCKEDDHVDKLPGQPSGVDFEQYAGYVTVDAAAGRALFYYLAEAVGGGSASAAKPLLLWLNGGPGCSSLGYGAMEELGPFRVKSDGKTLYRNPYAWNNAANVLFLESPAGVGFSYSNTTADYGRFGDNKTAEDALQFLLNWMEKFPEYKGRGFYLAGESYAGHYVPQLAHAILRHATGKPSSSPINLKGIMIGNAVINDWTDSKGMYDFFWTHALISDATADAIDRYCNFSATAAGSDKCDEATSEAGEALEDIDIYNIYAPNCQSADLVSPPITPSMDNFDPCSDYYVNAYLNDPDVQKALHANVTRLDHPWSACSDVLRRWTDSATTVLPILTELLKNDVRVWVYRYASTASLSAPLMQQVEIETGDTDGRVPVTSSRYSVNQLQLPVAAKWRAWFSSTQGAGEVGGYVVEYKGKEKGSLSLVTVRGAGHEVPSYQPKRALVLVQNFLAGKTLPDCKTCESA; encoded by the exons ATGaggaccaccaccaccgccaccgcgctgcCGCTCTTGGTAGTGCTCTGCCTCGCGCTGCCGCTGCTCCCCGGCGCCACGGCCAAGGCGGCGCGGCTGCGGCAGGGCGACTACCTGGCGCGCCTGCGCGGGTCGCCGCGGCCGGCCGAGTCGGCGTCGCTGGCGGTCGCGTCGGCGACGGACAGAGCGGCCCGGCACGCGGCGTCGCCGCCCGTGGGGTGCAAGGAGGACGACCACGTGGACAAGCTGCCCGGCCAGCCGTCGGGCGTGGACTTCGAGCAGTACGCCGGGTACGTGACGGTGGACGCCGCGGCCGGGCGCGCGCTCTTCTACTACCTCGCCGAGGCCGTCGGCGGCGGGTCGGCGTCGGCGGCCAAGCCACTCCTCCTCTGGCTCAACGGAG GCCCCGGGTGCTCGTCGCTGGGGTACGGCGCCATGGAGGAGCTGGGCCCTTTCCGGGTGAAGAGCGACGGCAAGACGCTGTACCGCAACCCGTACGCGTGGAACAACGCAGCGAACGTGCTGTTCCTGGAGAGCCCCGCCGGCGTGGGCTTCTCCTACTCCAACACGACGGCGGACTACGGCCGGTTCGGCGACAACAAGACGGCCGAGGACGCGCTCCAGTTCCTGCTCAACTGGATGGAAAAGTTCCCCGAGTACAAGGGCCGCGGCTTCTACCTCGCCGGCGAGAGCTACGCCGGCCACTACGTCCCGCAGCTCGCCCACGCCATCCTCCGCCACGCCACCGGCAAGCCGTCGTCGTCGCCCATCAACCTCAAGGGCATCATG ATCGGGAACGCGGTGATCAACGACTGGACGGACAGCAAGGGCATGTACGACTTCTTCTGGACGCACGCGCTCATCTCCGACGCGACGGCCGACGCCATCGACAGGTACTGCAACTTCAGCGCCACCGCCGCGGGCTCCGACAAGTGCGACGAGGCGACGTCGGAGGCcggcgaggccctggaggacatCGACATCTACAACATCTACGCGCCCAACTGTCAGTCCGCCGACCTCGTCTCGCCGCCGATCACCCCCTCG ATGGACAACTTTGATCCGTGCTCGGATTATTACGTGAACGCCTACCTCAACGACCCGGACGTGCAGAAGGCGCTCCACGCCAACGTCACCCGCCTCGACCACCCCTGGTCCGCCTGCAG TGATGTCTTGAGACGCTGGACTGACAGCGCCACGACCGTGCTGCCTATTCTCACGGAGCTCCTCAAGAACGACGTCAGGGTCTGGGTGTACAGGTACGCCAGCACAGCATCTCTTTCAGCTCCACTGATGCAGCAAGTGGAAATCGAAAC TGGAGACACCGATGGGAGAGTGCCGGTCACTTCCAGCAGGTACTCCGTCAACCAGCTCCAGCTCCCTGTTGCTGCAAAATGGAGGGCATGGTTCAGCAGCACTCAG GGCGCCGGAGAGGTGGGTGGATACGTGGTGGAGTACAAGGGCAAGGAGAAGGGCAGCCTCAGCCTGGTCACCGTGAGGGGAGCCGGCCACGAGGTGCCCAGCTACCAGCCAAAGCGAGCGCTCGTGCTTGTCCAGAATTTCCTTGCAGGCAAAACGCTCCCTGACTGCAAAACATGCGAGTCGGCTTAG
- the LOC136542714 gene encoding serine carboxypeptidase II-3-like isoform X1, translating into MRTTTTATALPLLVVLCLALPLLPGATAKAARLRQGDYLARLRGSPRPAESASLAVASATDRAARHAASPPVGCKEDDHVDKLPGQPSGVDFEQYAGYVTVDAAAGRALFYYLAEAVGGGSASAAKPLLLWLNGGPGCSSLGYGAMEELGPFRVKSDGKTLYRNPYAWNNAANVLFLESPAGVGFSYSNTTADYGRFGDNKTAEDALQFLLNWMEKFPEYKGRGFYLAGESYAGHYVPQLAHAILRHATGKPSSSPINLKGIMIGNAVINDWTDSKGMYDFFWTHALISDATADAIDRYCNFSATAAGSDKCDEATSEAGEALEDIDIYNIYAPNCQSADLVSPPITPSMDNFDPCSDYYVNAYLNDPDVQKALHANVTRLDHPWSACSDVLRRWTDSATTVLPILTELLKNDVRVWVYSGDTDGRVPVTSSRYSVNQLQLPVAAKWRAWFSSTQGAGEVGGYVVEYKGKEKGSLSLVTVRGAGHEVPSYQPKRALVLVQNFLAGKTLPDCKTCESA; encoded by the exons ATGaggaccaccaccaccgccaccgcgctgcCGCTCTTGGTAGTGCTCTGCCTCGCGCTGCCGCTGCTCCCCGGCGCCACGGCCAAGGCGGCGCGGCTGCGGCAGGGCGACTACCTGGCGCGCCTGCGCGGGTCGCCGCGGCCGGCCGAGTCGGCGTCGCTGGCGGTCGCGTCGGCGACGGACAGAGCGGCCCGGCACGCGGCGTCGCCGCCCGTGGGGTGCAAGGAGGACGACCACGTGGACAAGCTGCCCGGCCAGCCGTCGGGCGTGGACTTCGAGCAGTACGCCGGGTACGTGACGGTGGACGCCGCGGCCGGGCGCGCGCTCTTCTACTACCTCGCCGAGGCCGTCGGCGGCGGGTCGGCGTCGGCGGCCAAGCCACTCCTCCTCTGGCTCAACGGAG GCCCCGGGTGCTCGTCGCTGGGGTACGGCGCCATGGAGGAGCTGGGCCCTTTCCGGGTGAAGAGCGACGGCAAGACGCTGTACCGCAACCCGTACGCGTGGAACAACGCAGCGAACGTGCTGTTCCTGGAGAGCCCCGCCGGCGTGGGCTTCTCCTACTCCAACACGACGGCGGACTACGGCCGGTTCGGCGACAACAAGACGGCCGAGGACGCGCTCCAGTTCCTGCTCAACTGGATGGAAAAGTTCCCCGAGTACAAGGGCCGCGGCTTCTACCTCGCCGGCGAGAGCTACGCCGGCCACTACGTCCCGCAGCTCGCCCACGCCATCCTCCGCCACGCCACCGGCAAGCCGTCGTCGTCGCCCATCAACCTCAAGGGCATCATG ATCGGGAACGCGGTGATCAACGACTGGACGGACAGCAAGGGCATGTACGACTTCTTCTGGACGCACGCGCTCATCTCCGACGCGACGGCCGACGCCATCGACAGGTACTGCAACTTCAGCGCCACCGCCGCGGGCTCCGACAAGTGCGACGAGGCGACGTCGGAGGCcggcgaggccctggaggacatCGACATCTACAACATCTACGCGCCCAACTGTCAGTCCGCCGACCTCGTCTCGCCGCCGATCACCCCCTCG ATGGACAACTTTGATCCGTGCTCGGATTATTACGTGAACGCCTACCTCAACGACCCGGACGTGCAGAAGGCGCTCCACGCCAACGTCACCCGCCTCGACCACCCCTGGTCCGCCTGCAG TGATGTCTTGAGACGCTGGACTGACAGCGCCACGACCGTGCTGCCTATTCTCACGGAGCTCCTCAAGAACGACGTCAGGGTCTGGGTGTACAG TGGAGACACCGATGGGAGAGTGCCGGTCACTTCCAGCAGGTACTCCGTCAACCAGCTCCAGCTCCCTGTTGCTGCAAAATGGAGGGCATGGTTCAGCAGCACTCAG GGCGCCGGAGAGGTGGGTGGATACGTGGTGGAGTACAAGGGCAAGGAGAAGGGCAGCCTCAGCCTGGTCACCGTGAGGGGAGCCGGCCACGAGGTGCCCAGCTACCAGCCAAAGCGAGCGCTCGTGCTTGTCCAGAATTTCCTTGCAGGCAAAACGCTCCCTGACTGCAAAACATGCGAGTCGGCTTAG